A genomic segment from Truepera sp. encodes:
- a CDS encoding MoxR family ATPase, with the protein MSDAVTPSTTAGTSTARLTGEDFARDFHELVRTVSSVIVGQERTVEDLLVAALARGHVLIEGVPGLGKTKLVHTFADVCALAFSRIQFTPDLMPADVTGTNVFIDAGQQSRFEFQPGPVFTNVLLADEINRATPKTQSALLEAMQERAVTVAGKRYALDEPFMVLATQNPLEMEGTYPLPEAQLDRFLFKILIERPDAATLQRILLITTGGEETALEPVISKERLLGLQAMLRAVPIAESALDYVVRLVEATHAHKLVRLGASPRGAQAVTLAAKGYALAAGRPHVELEDLRRAAGPALRHRLLLSFEAEVEGLTADFLLREVLEQVDKGG; encoded by the coding sequence ATGTCAGACGCCGTCACCCCCAGCACCACCGCCGGCACCAGCACCGCCCGCCTGACGGGCGAGGACTTCGCCCGCGACTTCCATGAACTCGTCAGGACGGTCTCGTCCGTCATCGTGGGCCAGGAGCGCACGGTCGAGGACCTGCTGGTAGCGGCCCTGGCTCGCGGTCACGTGCTCATCGAGGGCGTGCCGGGTTTGGGCAAGACCAAGCTCGTGCACACGTTCGCGGACGTCTGCGCGCTCGCGTTCTCGCGCATCCAGTTCACCCCCGACCTCATGCCCGCCGACGTCACGGGCACCAACGTGTTCATAGACGCGGGGCAGCAGAGCCGCTTCGAGTTCCAGCCGGGGCCGGTGTTCACCAACGTGCTCCTCGCCGACGAGATCAACCGCGCCACCCCCAAGACGCAATCGGCCCTGCTCGAGGCCATGCAGGAGCGCGCGGTCACCGTCGCCGGCAAGCGCTACGCGCTCGACGAGCCGTTCATGGTCCTGGCCACTCAGAACCCGCTCGAGATGGAGGGCACCTACCCGCTCCCGGAGGCCCAACTGGACCGGTTCTTGTTCAAGATCCTGATCGAGCGGCCGGACGCCGCCACCTTGCAGCGCATCCTGCTCATCACCACCGGCGGCGAGGAGACGGCGCTCGAGCCCGTCATCAGCAAGGAGCGCCTGCTCGGGCTCCAGGCCATGCTCCGGGCCGTGCCCATCGCCGAATCGGCCCTCGACTACGTGGTGCGCCTGGTCGAGGCCACCCACGCTCACAAGCTCGTGCGGCTGGGTGCCAGCCCCCGCGGGGCCCAGGCCGTCACGCTCGCGGCCAAGGGGTACGCGCTGGCGGCGGGCCGGCCGCACGTGGAACTCGAGGACCTGCGGCGCGCCGCCGGCCCGGCCCTGAGGCACCGGCTGCTGCTCAGCTTCGAGGCCGAGGTCGAGGGGCTCACGGCCGACTTCTTGCTGCGCGAAGTGCTGGAGCAGGTCGACAAGGGCGGCTGA
- a CDS encoding GNAT family N-acetyltransferase, with translation MRPAYGRVTLRPLEEFSDADWRRLQSHFRDPEIAYLNGTPPNRMPLWLLKRLLKTDAKRNDRATFGIFDERDEYIGTTELYDVRGDQGTLGIIIGERTHWAGGYGPEAMHALLGYAFEVLGLHTVRLNTFGDNVRAQRAFKKVGFHEVERRVDATGRVDIRMSLPRSDWHPGSTPRVLGPSKAGLV, from the coding sequence ATGAGACCGGCTTACGGGCGTGTGACCCTGCGGCCGCTGGAGGAGTTCTCCGACGCCGACTGGCGGCGGCTGCAGAGCCACTTCCGCGACCCGGAGATCGCCTACCTGAACGGCACGCCGCCAAACCGCATGCCGTTATGGCTCCTGAAGCGCCTGCTGAAGACCGACGCTAAGCGCAACGACCGCGCCACCTTCGGCATCTTCGACGAGCGCGACGAGTACATCGGCACCACGGAGCTCTACGACGTGCGGGGCGACCAGGGCACGCTGGGGATAATCATCGGCGAGCGCACGCATTGGGCCGGCGGCTACGGCCCCGAGGCCATGCACGCGCTTCTCGGCTACGCCTTCGAGGTCCTGGGCCTGCACACTGTGCGCCTCAACACGTTCGGCGACAACGTGCGTGCCCAACGCGCCTTCAAGAAGGTCGGCTTCCACGAGGTCGAACGGCGCGTCGACGCGACGGGGCGCGTAGACATCCGCATGAGCCTGCCGCGCTCGGACTGGCACCCGGGTTCCACGCCTCGCGTGCTGGGGCCCTCGAAGGCGGGCCTCGTCTGA
- the uvrC gene encoding excinuclease ABC subunit UvrC: MKRGDLPVLPTSSGCYLFHAEDGTVLYVGKAVNLRSRVGSYFGRQAGQKARLLTHSAHHLDFIVTQGEVEALILEANLIKEYQPHYNVLLKDDKSYPFLKLTNEEFPTLIFTRRVVKDGGIYYGPYPSAGAVRQVLDLVYSVFKLRKNSGVPMERRKRPCLRYHMGRCFAPCMGWADPVAYAEVVVDVKAFLEGRVADVVERLEGQMRDAAERRDFELAATYRDRLDALQRITGYDSSIVQTGADDLDFLGVAKAGDLAMVQMFQMRNGRVVGRDKRLMTNAENATDGEILERFMGDYYGLATQLPPLVLLPPSDLDLGVWHKFFAARAGKKVEVRVPQRGEKLELVELANRNAVTGVEAEIALLERRGEAPGVGELQRLLELENPPWRIEGYDISNLMGTHTVASIVAFEGGRSKKSDYRRVRIRDLDKPDDFYSMHQVVYRRFTGALADKLPPPDLLLIDGGKGQMTAAKRALREAGMKVPLVGLAKKQETLITEAGEEVLVPLSHPALRLLMHVRDEAHRTAVGYNRQRRGKSATRSLLEDVPGIGPKRRDALLAHFSSLDELRGADLETLAAVAGVGPAAARAVKNYFEGESE; encoded by the coding sequence GTGAAGCGCGGCGACCTGCCGGTACTACCGACATCGAGCGGCTGTTACCTGTTCCACGCGGAGGACGGAACCGTCCTCTACGTGGGCAAGGCCGTGAACCTGCGCAGCCGCGTCGGCAGTTACTTCGGGCGCCAGGCAGGCCAGAAGGCCCGGCTGCTCACGCACTCCGCGCACCACCTCGACTTCATCGTCACGCAAGGCGAGGTCGAGGCGCTCATCCTCGAAGCGAACCTGATCAAGGAGTACCAGCCGCACTACAACGTGCTGCTGAAGGACGACAAGAGCTACCCGTTCCTCAAGCTCACCAACGAGGAGTTCCCGACGCTGATCTTCACGCGGCGGGTGGTGAAGGACGGCGGCATCTACTACGGGCCCTACCCGAGCGCCGGGGCCGTGCGGCAGGTCCTCGACCTTGTCTACAGCGTCTTCAAGCTGCGCAAGAACAGCGGCGTCCCCATGGAGAGGCGCAAGCGGCCGTGCCTGCGCTACCACATGGGCCGCTGCTTCGCGCCGTGCATGGGCTGGGCCGACCCGGTCGCCTACGCGGAGGTGGTGGTCGACGTGAAGGCCTTCCTGGAGGGCCGGGTAGCCGACGTGGTCGAACGGCTCGAGGGGCAGATGAGAGACGCCGCCGAGCGTCGCGATTTCGAGCTGGCCGCCACCTACCGCGACCGCCTCGACGCCCTGCAACGCATCACCGGCTACGACAGCAGCATCGTGCAGACCGGCGCCGACGATCTCGACTTCCTGGGCGTGGCCAAGGCGGGCGACCTGGCCATGGTGCAGATGTTCCAGATGCGCAACGGGCGCGTGGTGGGGCGCGACAAGCGCCTCATGACCAACGCCGAGAACGCCACCGACGGCGAGATCCTGGAACGCTTCATGGGCGACTATTACGGCCTGGCCACGCAACTGCCGCCGCTCGTGCTGTTGCCGCCCTCGGACCTCGACCTGGGCGTGTGGCACAAGTTCTTCGCGGCGCGCGCGGGCAAGAAGGTCGAGGTGAGGGTGCCGCAGCGCGGCGAGAAGCTCGAGTTGGTCGAACTGGCGAACCGCAACGCCGTTACCGGCGTGGAGGCCGAGATCGCACTGCTCGAGAGGCGCGGCGAGGCGCCGGGCGTGGGCGAGCTGCAGCGCCTACTGGAGCTGGAGAACCCGCCGTGGCGCATCGAGGGCTACGACATCTCGAACCTGATGGGCACTCACACCGTGGCGAGCATCGTCGCGTTCGAGGGCGGCCGCTCCAAGAAGAGCGACTACAGGCGGGTACGCATCCGCGACCTGGACAAGCCGGACGACTTCTACAGCATGCATCAGGTGGTGTACAGGCGCTTCACGGGCGCGCTTGCCGACAAGCTGCCGCCCCCGGACCTGCTCCTGATCGACGGCGGCAAGGGGCAGATGACCGCCGCCAAGCGCGCACTCCGGGAGGCCGGCATGAAGGTGCCGCTCGTGGGCCTGGCCAAGAAGCAGGAGACGCTCATCACGGAAGCGGGGGAGGAAGTCCTCGTGCCCCTGAGCCACCCCGCGCTGCGGCTACTCATGCACGTTCGCGACGAGGCGCACCGCACGGCCGTCGGCTACAACCGGCAACGCCGCGGCAAGTCGGCAACGCGGTCGTTGCTCGAAGACGTGCCCGGGATCGGGCCCAAGCGCCGCGACGCGCTGCTGGCGCACTTCTCGAGCCTCGACGAACTCCGCGGCGCGGACCTGGAGACCCTCGCCGCGGTGGCGGGCGTCGGGCCGGCGGCGGCACGCGCGGTCAAGAACTACTTCGAGGGCGAGAGTGAGTGA
- a CDS encoding dihydrolipoamide acetyltransferase family protein, producing MARELRLPELAESVVEGEIIRWLVAEGETVAHDQPVAEVLTDKATVELPSPYAGVLIKHLAAEGDVVQVNSAIALFSDAEAPTEAAGAAAGPKRALNVQAAEERSIVEPAAGAVEEDEGERLSLFKPGVGGANETLPQLRRGAPGGSAAVAPAPAPPAVKPAARGAFGRVLAVPAARKLARELGVDVEQVVGSGPHGRVRVEDVRDHRAAPAAAGVAGMAGMPAPVAYHTPAGYEELEERVPLRGLRRVIANQMVASHLHAVRTLHVDEADVTDLVALREKLKPRAAARGVKLSYLPFVMKAVATALSEYPALNSSLDDVNGEIVRKRYYNLGMAVATDAGLVVPVLRDVDQRTIMELAAEVNRLAEVAKAGKLTIEELKGGTFSITNIGSLGGLFSFPIINVPEAAILGVHSIKKRPVVLEDDSIVARQMLYLSLSFDHRLVDGAEASLFTSRVIDLLENPETMMLDL from the coding sequence ATGGCTAGAGAGTTACGGCTTCCAGAACTGGCCGAGTCGGTCGTAGAGGGCGAGATCATCCGCTGGTTGGTCGCCGAGGGCGAGACCGTCGCGCACGACCAACCGGTGGCGGAAGTGCTCACCGACAAGGCCACCGTGGAACTGCCGAGCCCTTACGCCGGCGTGCTCATCAAACATCTGGCCGCCGAGGGGGACGTGGTGCAGGTCAACAGCGCCATCGCCCTCTTCTCCGACGCCGAGGCGCCCACCGAGGCCGCCGGCGCCGCCGCCGGTCCGAAGCGGGCACTCAACGTCCAGGCGGCGGAGGAGCGTTCCATAGTGGAGCCTGCCGCGGGGGCCGTCGAGGAGGACGAGGGTGAGCGCCTGAGCCTCTTCAAGCCCGGCGTGGGCGGGGCGAACGAGACGCTCCCACAGTTGAGGCGCGGCGCCCCGGGCGGCAGTGCGGCCGTAGCGCCGGCCCCCGCGCCGCCGGCGGTCAAGCCCGCCGCTCGCGGGGCGTTCGGGCGCGTGCTGGCGGTGCCCGCGGCCCGTAAGTTGGCGCGCGAACTCGGGGTGGACGTCGAGCAGGTCGTGGGCAGTGGCCCGCACGGCCGCGTGCGCGTCGAGGACGTCCGCGACCACCGGGCCGCGCCCGCGGCCGCCGGCGTGGCCGGCATGGCCGGCATGCCGGCGCCGGTGGCTTACCACACGCCCGCCGGCTACGAGGAACTCGAGGAGCGGGTGCCGCTGCGCGGTCTGCGGCGCGTCATAGCCAACCAGATGGTGGCCTCGCACCTGCACGCGGTGCGCACCCTGCACGTGGACGAGGCCGACGTCACCGACCTGGTCGCACTCCGCGAGAAGCTCAAGCCTCGCGCCGCCGCCCGTGGCGTGAAGCTCTCGTACCTGCCGTTCGTGATGAAGGCGGTGGCCACGGCGCTGTCCGAATACCCGGCACTGAACTCCAGCCTCGACGACGTGAACGGCGAGATCGTGCGCAAGCGCTACTACAACCTCGGCATGGCCGTCGCCACCGACGCCGGCCTGGTCGTGCCCGTGCTGCGCGACGTCGACCAGCGCACCATCATGGAGCTGGCAGCCGAGGTCAACCGCCTGGCCGAGGTGGCGAAGGCCGGCAAGCTCACCATCGAGGAACTCAAGGGCGGCACCTTCTCGATCACGAACATCGGCAGCCTTGGCGGGCTGTTCTCGTTCCCCATCATCAACGTTCCCGAGGCGGCCATCCTGGGAGTTCACTCGATCAAGAAGCGCCCCGTGGTGCTGGAGGACGACTCGATAGTGGCGCGGCAGATGCTCTACCTGAGCCTGTCGTTCGACCACCGCCTGGTGGACGGCGCCGAGGCCTCCTTGTTCACCAGCCGCGTGATCGACCTGCTCGAGAACCCCGAGACGATGATGCTCGACCTTTGA
- a CDS encoding alpha-ketoacid dehydrogenase subunit beta has product MSAMTMVQAIARTLDEEMARDERVVVVGEDVGKRGGVFLATDKLFDKYGPDRVIDSPLSEAAIIGAALGMAVHGLRPVAEIQFADYVFPGFDQLVSQVAKLRYRSGGQFTAPMVVRMPAGGGVRGGHHHSQSPEAHLVHTAGLKVVFPSTPSDTRGLLRSAIRDEDPVVFLEPKRLYRAVKEELDDDVEHLIPIGKAAVRRVGDDVVLVSYGGSMAETTRAADELALQGFSPHLIDLRSLSPWDEETVLEAVARVGRVVLVSEAPRSVSVMSEVAATIAEQLLDQLLAPPLRVTGFDTPYPYAQDREYLPSPARIMKAVQRVLDY; this is encoded by the coding sequence ATGAGCGCCATGACAATGGTTCAAGCCATCGCGCGCACCCTCGACGAGGAGATGGCGCGCGACGAGCGCGTCGTCGTCGTGGGCGAGGACGTGGGCAAGCGGGGTGGGGTCTTCCTCGCCACCGATAAGCTCTTCGACAAGTACGGTCCCGACCGCGTGATCGACTCGCCGCTCTCCGAGGCGGCCATCATCGGCGCCGCGCTGGGCATGGCCGTGCACGGCCTGCGCCCCGTGGCGGAGATCCAGTTCGCCGACTACGTCTTCCCGGGCTTCGACCAGTTGGTATCGCAGGTGGCGAAGCTGCGGTACCGCTCCGGCGGGCAGTTCACCGCCCCCATGGTGGTGCGCATGCCGGCCGGTGGCGGCGTCCGGGGCGGCCACCACCACTCGCAGAGCCCGGAAGCGCACCTGGTTCACACGGCCGGCCTCAAGGTCGTCTTCCCCTCCACGCCGTCCGACACGCGCGGGCTCCTCAGGAGCGCCATCCGCGACGAGGACCCCGTGGTGTTCCTCGAGCCCAAGCGCCTCTACCGCGCCGTGAAGGAGGAGCTGGATGACGACGTCGAGCACCTCATCCCGATCGGCAAGGCGGCCGTCAGGCGCGTCGGCGACGACGTCGTGCTCGTGAGCTACGGCGGCTCCATGGCCGAGACGACCCGCGCCGCGGACGAGCTGGCGCTTCAGGGCTTCTCGCCTCACCTGATCGACCTCCGGTCGCTATCGCCGTGGGACGAGGAGACCGTGCTCGAGGCCGTCGCTCGCGTCGGCCGCGTGGTGCTCGTAAGCGAGGCGCCCCGCAGCGTGAGCGTCATGAGCGAGGTTGCCGCCACCATCGCCGAACAGCTACTCGACCAGCTGCTTGCCCCGCCGCTGCGCGTGACGGGCTTCGACACCCCTTACCCTTACGCTCAGGACCGCGAGTACCTGCCGAGCCCCGCGCGCATCATGAAGGCAGTCCAGCGCGTGCTCGATTACTGA
- a CDS encoding thiamine pyrophosphate-dependent dehydrogenase E1 component subunit alpha, with amino-acid sequence MIVESQLFQPFTDEPISVISQAGEWIAPFELDLGTEQLVEIYRHMLLGRVVGERLGRLQRQGRVSFVAPSAGHEGAQVGVAHAIKPGFDWVFPYYRDVSLLMAIGLPPVEFIAQAMGTLADTSRGRQMPYHPASKELNIFSVASPIGSHVPPATGAAISMKLRGTGQVAICTFGDGATSEGDWHAGVNFAGAQGAPIVFVCQNNRYAISVGFEKQTGSESVYTKAHAYGMPGYYVDGMDVLACYYVMREVVQRARDGVGPALVEMLVYRYGGHSSADDDSRYRPREEVEAWRKRDPLARMRRFLERRGEWDADAEESAKAELEALVTAAIEQAEAAGAVPTEVMFEDVFAQVPPRLVEQRADLLG; translated from the coding sequence ATGATCGTCGAATCTCAGCTCTTCCAACCTTTCACGGATGAGCCGATCTCGGTCATCAGTCAGGCCGGCGAGTGGATCGCCCCGTTCGAGCTCGACCTGGGCACCGAGCAGCTGGTCGAGATCTACCGCCACATGCTCCTGGGGCGCGTGGTTGGAGAGAGGCTTGGTCGCCTCCAGCGCCAGGGCCGGGTGAGCTTCGTGGCTCCCAGTGCCGGCCACGAGGGGGCGCAGGTCGGCGTCGCGCACGCAATCAAGCCCGGCTTCGACTGGGTGTTCCCCTACTACCGCGACGTCAGCCTCCTGATGGCCATCGGTCTGCCGCCGGTCGAGTTCATCGCCCAGGCCATGGGGACCCTGGCCGATACGAGCCGCGGACGGCAGATGCCCTATCACCCGGCCTCCAAGGAGTTGAACATCTTCTCGGTGGCGTCTCCCATCGGCTCGCACGTCCCGCCGGCAACCGGGGCCGCCATCAGCATGAAGCTGCGCGGCACGGGCCAGGTGGCCATCTGCACCTTCGGCGACGGCGCCACCAGCGAGGGCGACTGGCACGCCGGCGTCAACTTCGCCGGCGCCCAGGGCGCTCCCATCGTGTTCGTCTGCCAGAACAACCGCTACGCGATCAGCGTGGGCTTCGAGAAGCAGACCGGCTCCGAGAGCGTCTACACGAAGGCGCACGCCTACGGCATGCCCGGCTACTACGTCGACGGCATGGACGTGTTGGCCTGCTACTACGTCATGCGCGAGGTGGTGCAGCGCGCCCGCGACGGCGTGGGCCCCGCGCTCGTGGAGATGCTCGTCTACCGCTACGGTGGCCACTCCTCGGCCGACGACGACTCGAGGTACCGCCCGCGCGAGGAGGTCGAGGCCTGGCGCAAGCGCGATCCGCTGGCCCGCATGCGCCGCTTCCTGGAGCGCCGCGGCGAGTGGGACGCGGACGCCGAAGAGTCGGCCAAGGCCGAACTGGAAGCCCTGGTGACGGCTGCCATCGAGCAGGCCGAGGCCGCGGGCGCGGTACCGACAGAGGTCATGTTCGAAGACGTTTTCGCCCAGGTTCCACCGCGCCTCGTAGAGCAGCGCGCAGACCTGCTCGGCTGA
- a CDS encoding citrate/2-methylcitrate synthase, which translates to MEQTINRGLDGVYIDTSAVCFIDGAKGQLVYRGYDINELADKASYEEVVYLLWHGSLPNREQLETFKADLVPHYEVPTAIYDMYRNLPPGHSPMHAVRTAASMLGSYDEDPDDVGDANVRRIGSKLLAQFPTLTAAYERVRRGLDPVPPRSDLGLAANFLYTLSGEVPSEAAARVMDVALVLHAEHGSNASTFVARATASTLTDAYSAITAAVGTLKGPLHGGANTAVMNALEGIGSVEAVERYVMSILAKPGGRVMGFGHRVYKVLDPRAQVLKEVSRKLAEESGDSKWFDMSLEMERVMDREMTQRGKQVKPNVDFFSASVYRMLGFPSDMYTPIFAVARISGWMAHLYEQYADNRIMRPRLAYSGPMGLKFKPVDER; encoded by the coding sequence ATGGAGCAGACCATCAACCGAGGACTCGACGGCGTCTACATAGACACTAGCGCCGTCTGCTTCATCGACGGAGCAAAGGGCCAACTGGTCTACCGTGGGTATGACATCAACGAACTGGCGGACAAGGCCAGCTACGAGGAGGTCGTCTACCTGCTGTGGCACGGCTCGCTTCCGAACCGCGAGCAGTTGGAGACTTTCAAGGCCGACCTCGTGCCTCATTACGAGGTGCCGACGGCGATCTACGACATGTACCGCAACCTGCCACCGGGCCACTCGCCCATGCACGCTGTGCGCACCGCCGCTTCCATGCTCGGGTCGTACGACGAGGATCCCGACGACGTAGGCGACGCGAACGTGCGCCGCATCGGCTCCAAACTGCTCGCCCAGTTCCCGACCCTCACTGCGGCCTACGAGCGCGTCAGGCGGGGCCTCGACCCGGTTCCCCCCCGGTCCGACCTCGGCCTTGCCGCCAACTTCCTCTACACCCTGAGCGGCGAGGTCCCTTCGGAGGCCGCGGCGCGCGTCATGGACGTGGCCCTGGTGCTCCACGCCGAGCACGGCTCGAACGCCAGCACCTTCGTGGCTCGCGCCACGGCGTCCACCCTCACCGACGCCTACAGCGCGATCACGGCGGCAGTCGGCACGCTCAAGGGACCGCTGCATGGCGGCGCCAACACGGCCGTCATGAACGCGCTCGAGGGCATCGGCAGCGTCGAGGCCGTGGAGCGTTACGTCATGAGCATCCTCGCCAAGCCCGGCGGCCGCGTGATGGGCTTCGGGCACCGCGTCTACAAGGTGTTGGACCCCCGCGCCCAAGTGCTCAAGGAGGTCAGCCGCAAGCTGGCCGAGGAGTCGGGCGACTCTAAGTGGTTCGACATGAGCCTGGAGATGGAGCGCGTCATGGACCGCGAGATGACCCAGCGCGGCAAGCAGGTGAAGCCGAACGTCGACTTCTTCTCGGCGTCCGTCTACCGCATGCTCGGTTTCCCGAGCGACATGTACACGCCCATCTTCGCCGTCGCTCGCATCTCCGGGTGGATGGCGCACCTGTACGAGCAGTACGCGGACAACCGCATCATGCGCCCGCGCCTCGCCTACTCCGGGCCCATGGGGCTCAAGTTCAAGCCCGTCGACGAGCGCTGA
- a CDS encoding alpha/beta fold hydrolase, producing the protein MTPRMLLWSVVALLVLAAVIVAGVGWVLSGRVIVPKPYGLEPEFELAAVRDLGGGAYAVTIPEPGDTPAQHANPRVEGTYALMWDGGYGALGETTAEGDGTVTRTLTTLHGAAPTSGAPARIDNFYYRQDPKADLGLEFEDLTLEGPVGELRAWYVPAEQRTAVLLLHGRRRGELIETLRFTKALNELGLPVLALAYRNHDGSDESPDGLYHYGGSEWQDALVGALELARRGHERVILYGLSMGGAVALEALERWPEAAPEVVAVVLDSPLVSPAAVVELGARKAGMPLQGALARLALLVARIRTGVDFAGLEQRTSAPGIGVPVLLIAGEDDSTVPIGAVDAFAAAVSSPITYLRLPGVEHVEAWNHDPARYAQWLGEFVRSLEVRALAGLSARRRA; encoded by the coding sequence GTGACGCCCAGGATGCTGCTGTGGTCGGTCGTCGCGTTGCTGGTCCTCGCCGCCGTCATCGTCGCGGGGGTGGGCTGGGTGCTGTCCGGGCGCGTCATCGTGCCCAAGCCATACGGACTCGAACCCGAGTTCGAGCTGGCCGCCGTCCGCGACCTTGGCGGCGGCGCCTACGCCGTGACCATCCCCGAGCCCGGGGACACCCCCGCACAACACGCCAACCCACGCGTGGAGGGCACCTACGCCCTCATGTGGGACGGAGGGTACGGGGCGCTGGGAGAAACGACCGCCGAGGGGGACGGAACGGTCACCCGCACGCTCACCACGCTGCATGGCGCCGCGCCGACCTCGGGAGCGCCGGCGCGGATCGACAACTTCTACTACCGGCAAGACCCCAAGGCAGACCTCGGCCTGGAGTTCGAGGACCTGACGCTCGAGGGCCCCGTCGGCGAACTGCGCGCCTGGTACGTTCCGGCCGAGCAGCGCACCGCCGTGCTGCTGCTGCATGGCCGGAGACGGGGCGAGCTGATAGAGACGCTGCGTTTCACCAAGGCGCTGAACGAGCTGGGCCTGCCGGTCCTGGCGCTCGCGTACCGCAACCACGACGGCAGCGACGAGAGCCCGGACGGCCTCTACCACTACGGTGGCAGCGAGTGGCAGGACGCGCTGGTTGGCGCGCTCGAACTCGCCAGGCGCGGCCACGAGCGCGTGATCCTCTACGGGCTGTCGATGGGAGGCGCCGTTGCCCTCGAGGCGCTGGAGCGCTGGCCGGAGGCGGCGCCCGAGGTGGTCGCGGTCGTCCTCGACTCGCCGCTCGTGAGCCCGGCCGCGGTGGTCGAGCTGGGGGCGAGGAAGGCCGGCATGCCGTTACAGGGCGCCCTGGCGCGCCTCGCGCTGCTGGTGGCGCGCATCAGGACGGGCGTCGACTTCGCCGGGTTGGAGCAGCGGACCTCGGCCCCGGGCATCGGAGTCCCCGTGCTGCTGATAGCCGGCGAGGACGACTCGACGGTTCCCATCGGGGCGGTCGACGCCTTCGCGGCGGCCGTCAGTTCCCCCATCACCTACTTGCGGTTGCCGGGCGTGGAGCACGTGGAGGCGTGGAACCACGACCCCGCACGGTACGCGCAGTGGCTAGGGGAGTTCGTCCGGTCGCTGGAGGTGCGCGCGCTAGCGGGCCTCAGCGCTCGTCGACGGGCTTGA
- a CDS encoding adenylosuccinate synthase has protein sequence MPGIAMIGAQWGDEGKGKVVDALAAEADYVVRYSGGANAGHTVVVGGEVFKLHHLPCGTLHERPTSVLGGGMVVDPWTFLDELAGLEARRDPGTVLISTEAHLVLPHHKKNDEGGGFVGTTGRGIGPAYSDKARRIGVRAGDLLDDGLLGERLSRLIEAKPNSTARVGWVNVEAALAELEEVRGRLAPLVADTGALVREALLEGRRVLFEGGQGTMLDLAYGTYPYVTSSHPTVGGILVGAGVSHKALDAVYGVVKAFTSRVGHGPFPTELTDDAMALRLRGSGANQWDEYGTTTGRPRRVGWLDLPQLRYACEINGFDALVITKLDVLSGIGAVRVAVDHGPAGPVYEDLPGWGELRGLGSRAALPREVLDYLALIEEHTGVPVAIFSTSPDREDTYGTVSW, from the coding sequence ATGCCTGGAATCGCGATGATCGGCGCCCAGTGGGGCGACGAGGGCAAGGGTAAGGTCGTCGATGCGCTCGCAGCGGAGGCCGACTACGTCGTTCGTTACTCCGGCGGCGCCAACGCCGGGCATACGGTGGTCGTCGGGGGCGAAGTGTTCAAGCTTCACCACCTGCCCTGCGGCACGCTGCACGAGCGGCCCACCTCGGTCCTGGGCGGCGGCATGGTCGTAGACCCGTGGACCTTCCTGGACGAACTCGCGGGCCTCGAGGCCAGACGCGACCCGGGCACGGTGCTCATCTCCACCGAAGCACACCTCGTGCTGCCGCACCACAAGAAGAACGACGAGGGGGGCGGCTTCGTCGGCACCACGGGCCGCGGCATCGGTCCGGCCTACTCCGACAAGGCCCGGCGGATAGGCGTTCGTGCCGGCGACCTACTCGATGACGGGCTGCTGGGCGAACGCCTGTCGCGCCTGATCGAGGCGAAGCCGAACTCGACGGCGCGCGTGGGTTGGGTGAACGTCGAGGCGGCGCTCGCGGAACTCGAGGAGGTTCGGGGGCGCTTGGCGCCGCTCGTCGCCGACACGGGTGCGCTGGTGCGCGAGGCGCTGCTGGAGGGCCGGCGTGTCCTGTTCGAAGGCGGGCAGGGGACGATGCTCGACCTCGCCTACGGCACCTACCCGTACGTGACCTCGAGCCACCCCACTGTGGGGGGCATCCTCGTGGGCGCCGGCGTGAGCCACAAGGCCCTCGACGCCGTGTACGGGGTCGTGAAAGCGTTCACGAGCAGGGTCGGGCACGGCCCGTTCCCGACCGAACTGACCGACGACGCCATGGCCCTGCGGTTGCGAGGCAGCGGCGCCAACCAGTGGGACGAGTACGGCACCACCACCGGCCGCCCCCGCCGCGTGGGCTGGCTCGACCTGCCGCAACTCCGTTACGCCTGCGAGATCAACGGGTTCGACGCCCTCGTGATCACCAAGCTCGACGTCCTCTCGGGCATCGGCGCCGTCCGCGTTGCCGTGGACCACGGACCGGCGGGCCCCGTCTACGAGGACTTGCCGGGCTGGGGCGAGCTGCGGGGGTTGGGCAGCCGCGCCGCGCTGCCCCGCGAGGTGCTCGACTACCTCGCACTCATAGAGGAGCACACGGGCGTGCCCGTCGCCATCTTCTCGACCAGCCCGGACCGCGAAGACACCTACGGCACCGTCTCTTGGTGA